The window GAGTAGCCGTTGGAGTGCGGGCCCGAGGACGGCAGGGCGATCAGTGCGTCGCCGGTGGCAACCTTGGAGCCGTCGATGATCTCGGCCTTTTCCACCACGCCGACGCAGAAGCCGGCCAGGTCGTAGTCTTCGCCTTCGTACATGCCAGGCATTTCGGCGGTTTCACCACCGACCAGCGAGCAGCCGGCCAGTTCGCAACCGGCACCGATGCCGGTGACCACGGTGGCGGCCACGTCGACGTTCAGTTTGCCGGTGGCATAGTAGTCGAGGAAGAACAGCGGCTCGGCGCCGCACACGACCAGGTCGTTGACGCACATGGCGACCAGGTCCTGGCCGATGCTGTCGTGCTTGTTCAGGTTCAGTGCCAGGCGCAGCTTGGTGCCGACGCCGTCGGTGCCGGAGACCAGCACCGGCTGCTTGTAGCCGGCCGGGATCTCGCAGAGGGCGCCGAAGCCGCCCAGGCCACCCATGACTTCAGGGCGTGCGGTGCGTTTTGCCACGCCCTTGATGCGTTCGACCAGTGCTTCGCCGGCGTCGATGTCTACACCGGCGTCCTTGTAGCTCAGGGAGGGTTGCTTGCTCATTGATCCAGGCCTTTAGGAGGGAGGGATTCTTAAAAACGACCATGACGGCCAAGGCCGGCTGGTAAGCGGCGGCTGCCTGAAACGTCAGTGGTCTGTGAAGGCGCGCGATTTTATCAGGGTTGCCGGGCAGCGGCCATCCTCAGGCCGACGGGCAGGGCATGAAAATAGGTAAAAAGTTGGGGGTGTACGACACGAGAGGTGTGGAGCCTGTGAGATCGAGCGCCGCCCGCGCGGCGCTTCGCGGGACAAGCCCGCTCCCACATTTGTTTCGGGCCAATTATTTCTGAGGCAGAGGCGCGCGGCCCCTTGGCGTCCACCTCGATATTGCGTCGGGCAAACAAGGCGGTCGTGTGCAATGGCACAGGCGTTACTGGCCCGAAACAGATGTGGGAGCGGGCTTGTCCCGCGAAGCGCCGCGCGGGCGGCGCTCGATCTCGCAGGCGCCACAAGGGCCGCGCCATGCACGCGCAGGCGCTGAACCTGTTGCGGCGAGCACCTGTCAGACCCATCACATTTCCCAGGCAATCTCCGCAACCAATCTTTCATCCTCGCGACTGGTTACCTTTCGCCCCCGTGTATAAGGTATAGGCATTGCGGTAAATGGACAGGAATCCTCCATGCGTCTCTTCAATATTCTGGCAGCCGGTTGTCTGGCCCTGATCTCGGCCAGTGCCCAGGCTGAAAATGTCACCGGCCTTTACCAGGTGCGCGAGCCGGTCACAGGGCAGGGCGCCGAAGCCCGTGCCGCGGCTACCATCCAGGCTCTCGATACCCTGGTAACGCGCCTGACCGGCGACCCCAAGGCGGCGCAAAGCCCGGCATTGGCCGCTTTGCGCAAGGACCCGCAGCAAATCATCAACCAGGTCGCCAGCGAAGCCGGGCCACCCGAATCGGTGCTGGTCGAGTTCGACCCTGGCAGTACCGAGCGGGCCTTGCGCAAGGCCGGCCTGGCCTTGTGGGGCAGCAACCGCCCCTCGATCCTCGGATGGTGGCTGAACGACAGTGTCGAAGGCAGCAACCTGGTAGGTGACGGCCAGGCCAGCGCCCAACCCCTGCGTCGTGCCGCCCAGCACCGTGGCCTGCCGTTGCGCCTGCCGCTGGCCGACCTGCAGGAGCAACTGGTGGCCAATGCCGAGCAGATCGAAGGCAGTGACCCTGCGGCGCTGCGCGAAGCCTCAGGGCGCTACGGTGCCGATGCCTTGCTGGCGGTGCATGCCCGGGAAGCCGATGGCAAATGGCAGGGCAAATGGCAGCTTTGGCTGGGCGACCAGCGTGAACAAGGCACTGCCGAAGGTGCCGACCCGGCAGCGCTGGCCGACGCCGTGATGCTGGCGCTCAGCAGCCGCCTGGCGCCGCGCTACGTCACCCGCCCGGGGGCCAGCAGCCAGTTGCAGGTGCAAGTGCAGGGGATGAACCTGCAGCGCTACGCCGAACTGGCCCGCGTGCTCGAACCCTACGGCCCGCGGCTGCAAATGGCCGAAGGCAGCACCCTGACCTACGGCGTGACTGCCAACCGCGAACAGTTGCGTGCCCAGCTTGGCCTGGCCAAGCTGCAGGAAGTACCGGTAGAGCAGGCGCCCGCTGTGCAGCCCCCTCCAGCTCCGGCAGACGCTGCCGGGGCCGGGCAACCAGTGCCGGCCCAGC of the Pseudomonas asiatica genome contains:
- a CDS encoding DUF2066 domain-containing protein is translated as MRLFNILAAGCLALISASAQAENVTGLYQVREPVTGQGAEARAAATIQALDTLVTRLTGDPKAAQSPALAALRKDPQQIINQVASEAGPPESVLVEFDPGSTERALRKAGLALWGSNRPSILGWWLNDSVEGSNLVGDGQASAQPLRRAAQHRGLPLRLPLADLQEQLVANAEQIEGSDPAALREASGRYGADALLAVHAREADGKWQGKWQLWLGDQREQGTAEGADPAALADAVMLALSSRLAPRYVTRPGASSQLQVQVQGMNLQRYAELARVLEPYGPRLQMAEGSTLTYGVTANREQLRAQLGLAKLQEVPVEQAPAVQPPPAPADAAGAGQPVPAQPAPKPFDGLRFRW
- the purM gene encoding phosphoribosylformylglycinamidine cyclo-ligase; protein product: MSKQPSLSYKDAGVDIDAGEALVERIKGVAKRTARPEVMGGLGGFGALCEIPAGYKQPVLVSGTDGVGTKLRLALNLNKHDSIGQDLVAMCVNDLVVCGAEPLFFLDYYATGKLNVDVAATVVTGIGAGCELAGCSLVGGETAEMPGMYEGEDYDLAGFCVGVVEKAEIIDGSKVATGDALIALPSSGPHSNGYSLIRKILEVSATDIENTQLDGKPLTDLLMAPTRIYVKPLLQLIKNTGAVKAMAHITGGGLLDNIPRVLPANAQAVIDVASWQRPAVFDFLQEKGNVDEHEMHRVLNCGVGMVICVAQDQVEAALNELRAAGEQPWVIGHIAEAAEGAAQVELQNLKAH